The genomic segment AACAATGAAAGGTGTAGTAGGGTATGATCTTACCCGACTCTTTGTAGGCAGTGAAGGTACGCTTGGTGTGATTACAAAGATCATCTTAAAGCTTATCCCGCTTCCTGAGGCTAAGGCCACTATTTTAGCCCTTTTTCAAGAGGTTGAGGATGCTGCCGAAACAGTTTCGGCAATAATTGCAGCACGGATTGTTCCTTCAACAATTGAGTTTCTGGATAGGGCATCGATAAAATGCAGCGAACAGGCTAACCCTATGGGGCTTCCGGAGGGTATAGGGGGATTGCTGCTCATAGAGGTTGATGGAAATGAAGAGGCTATCCGGTCCCAGGCAGAGAAGGTGAAAAAGATTGTCCTTGAAAATAAAGCAATTCAATGCACTGTGACACAGGATCCTATAGAGGCGGATAAACTTTGGCTGGCAAGACGTACCCTTTCACAGGCAACATATAATCTGAACCCTGTAAAAATAGCAGAAGATGTAGTGGTGCCCAGATCGAAAATCCCGGTTCTCATACGTGCCCTTGAGGAGATGGAGAAAAAATACGGCATACCTATCTTAAGCTTCGGACATGCCGGTGATGGCAATTTTCACGTGAGCATCATGATTCAGGATACGGCAGAAGACAGGGAAAAGGCAGAAGAGGCGGTAAAAGAGATATTTGCAGAAACAATCAAACTTGGCGGCACACTATCGGGTGAACACGGGATAGGTATTTCCAAGGCGCCTTATATTGGGATGGAGCTTTCTCCTGAGACGATTGCTACCATGAAAGATATAAAAAAGCTCTTTGATCCCAATAACATATTGAATCCAGGCAAGATATTTTCGTCATAGCAATCTTTTGCAACGGAGATATTTATAATTTATATGCTGTGCATAAGAGGACGGTACATAAATTTATTAATAATATTAGAAGGGAGCCAAATCGATGGGGCAGGAAAGGTTAGTCGTTATCGGTGGTGTGGCAGCGGGCATGAGCGCTGCAAGCAGCTATAAAAGAATCAAGCCCGAAGCAGAGGTAGTGGTCCTTGAAAAGGATTATTTTATCTCTTATGGATCCTGCAGTCTCCCCTACTATATATCTGACGATGTTAAGGATTTTAATCAGCTTATCTCACTTACACCTGATGTGGCTACGTTAGAGCGGGGCATCCGGGTACTTACCCGCCACGAGGTTCTCGGCATCGATACGGGTACGCATAAGGTGCGCGTGAAAAACCTGGACAAAGAAGAGGAAGCAGGGTTTGCCTACGACAGGCTCGTGATTGCCACCGGAGGGCTTCCCATTAAACCGCCATTCCCCGGTGTTGACCTCCAGCATGTCTACACAATACGGACACTCCTCGATGGTATTGAGATAAAGAAATACATCGATGAATGGGGTTCTTTCCATGTCTGCGTCGGTTCTCCTGAGTGCCTCTACATTAATCAATTCGGTGCCGGAAAAAGACAAATGAAGGCAATCATCGTAGGAGGCGGTTACATCGGCATGGAGATGTGTGAATCTCTCCACAAACGAGGACTTGATGTAACCGTTATTGAAAAGATGGATAGGGTTCTGGGGAACATGGATACGAGCATTACCAATATTGTGGAAGAAAAGATAGTTACAGAAGGGGTTAAACTTTTTAAAGGGACTTCCGTGGAAGGGTTTACAGGCAAAGACGGGTCTGTTACAAAGGTATTGACAGATAAGGGTGAATTTGATGCAGACATAGTGCTTCTCGTTATAGGCGCCCGCCCGAATACTCAGCTTGCAAAGGATGCCGGCATAGAACTTGGCGTAAATGGTGCAATCAGGGTGGATGAATACCTGAGAACGAATATGCCTGATATATATGCTGCCGGTGATTGTGCAGAGGCAATGCATATGGTAACAGGGAAGAAGGCCTATATCCCCCTCGGCACTACTGCAAACAAAGAGGGGCGCATTGCCGGTGAAAATGCAGCAGGCAAGAAAAATGTTTTTGATGGTATAGTGGGAACTGCTGTTACCAAGGTCTTTGACCTGGAAGTGGCCCGTACAGGACTGTCCCCCTTAGAAGCGGAACGCGAAGGCTATAATTATTTTACCTCCACAATCAAAGGGAGGTCCAGAAGCAGCGCCTATCCTTCAGGAAAGCCGATAACCGTATCCTTTGTGGTTGACCGGGACTCAGGAAGGCTCCTGGGGGCTCAGATGGTCGGCGAGGAGGGCGTAGCGCACAGGATAGACGTTCTTGCTGCCTGTCTCTACGGAAAGATGACCATAGAAGATGTGGCAAGACTGGATCTTGGTTATGCCCCTCCCTTTGCCACGGTATGGGACCCTATTCTGATTGCGGCGAATGTGGCTTTGAAGAAATTAACATGAACAATCCGCAACTCCAGAGCACGGCATCTTTGGCCTGTATTAATATTTAATCAGTGAAGAATAGGGATCGTTTGCTTTGATGTAGCTAAGGATTTCTTTGGCCATTTCAGAATGGGCAATCACCTTATCATAATCGATAGCAGTGTTGTTGAGATATTGTAGAATCAATGCATCTCCGAAACTTGCCATAGGCATTATACCGGAAAAGAAAAAGTCCATCTTCTCAAATTCTGAATTCATAAAGTATGTCAGAGGATCTTCCAAATTCAGAAACAGATTTATGGCAGCTATGTGTTCTACGCAAAGTTCACGGAATATGCCTTTTACTTCTTTGATCACATTGGAGCCATATGCTTTTATAAGAATCTCCGCATTGCCTTCAGAGGCATATACCCTTGTTTCAATTACAGATTTATCTTCTTTATATTTAGCTTCAACTTCGTCGGGAACAGTAAAAATGTTTTTGGAACCAATATTTTTGTATAACTTCTCTATCATTGTCCTGTGTTTGGCCGGCGGGTACAGAGTGAGTGGCGCCGGTTCTTTAAGGTATTTGAAGCTCAGCACTACGCTCATTCTTTGCGACTCATCTCCGGCAATCCCTTTGAACATCCATGTTGCAGGACTTGTTGCCAACTCGATACCGCAATCGTTGAGACCATACTTGAGCATCGTTTTCTGTGAAAATATGTGGTTTGACACTGCAAAGGCATATACTCCGTAAAGTTCATACCCCTTTTGTGTTTCAAACAGAAGCTCCAGCATCCTGCCCATGCACCCCTGACTCCTGTATTCCGGGTTAACAAAGATGAAGGTCAGCTCTGCAATTTGAGACCCAGGGCTCGGATAGTGGAGAGCGGCATGACCCATGAAAATGTTTTCCGGTGTAACAGCAACCACTGAAACCATCTCGCCGGAATTATTAAGCTCTACTATCTGGTCCGGATAATAAATGTGTTCATCAAAAAACGTGTACCCATGGGATTTATAAGCACCCTTGGATATTTCTATTGCCTCATTTGGTTGCATCCGTCTGATAATGAAATCGATCTTTTCCGTAATAATAGAAGGTCTTATCTCCTCTTCCAGGTGTGGAGCAAGCTCCGAAGCTTCAAAGTAGTTCTTTATATTCCTGCTTTGCAAATATTTGACAAGATGTATCTCCTTGCCTTCAGGCCCCAGGTTGTGGAATGAAACCTCATCCATTATTTCTTTCATAAGATGCGTGCCGAGCCCCACTGAACCGGCCTCATCAAGGTTTTTTCCCGGATTGTATGAAGGAAGACTTTTTGGATCAAAAGGTATACCTTTTTCTTTCAAAATAATCTTTATGCCCAAAGGCAGGTGTTCGCAGATAATGTCAAAGGTGTTGCTTTCGCCAGCCTCAAAAGCATGATCGACAACGTTCATAAAAGCTTCTTCGAGGCCGAGGTCAATCTTATATAAGTCTTTGCCGGTAAATCCGAACTTTTTTGCAACTTCTTTAACGGATACCTGCGCAACAGGAAGATAAGAAGAGTCATTGGGAATGGTTATTTTAAAAAAATCATATTTTTTCATAATGGACCTTCGATAAGAAATATACATAATAAAATATGTTTTATCAACTTGAGAGCATTACGCAACATGCAATTTTATGATTTATCCGATTTTTTTTTGCTTGAATAAATAACCATATTAAAGGAAAATTAATGAAACAAATGGGGGGGTTAAGGGTCATATAAGTAAACCGACAATTCGAGACAGTCTTAATAATATGGGGAATGTACTGAAATAAAAAAGGAGGTTAATTATGCAGTATACACGAACTCTAAAATATCAGATTCCGTCTATCTGCGGTAGCGATGTAACAGCAATCCAGGCGCAGCTTGTTAAGGCTGGATTCACCATGGTGGGACCTGCTGACGGGGATATTCAGCATACGCGCCGATGCAGCAGTGCGTGCATTTCAGCAGTCAGCCGGCCTTGATGCTGACGGTGTTATAGGCCCTTTAACATGGAGCATGCTTTTTCGTGAATTAAAGGTTGAGCCAATACTTGATAAAATAAAACCTGTTATTGATGAGCTTAAAAAACCCCACAGCTATAAGAACAGTGTTGTTTGGTGTTTAACGGAGAAGGGCCTTGTCATAGGGGATAATAACCCGGAGACATCGGGGGGTGAGCCTGTTACTGTACGAAGGGTGTGGCAGAAATTCGGTGCTTTTATTGATACATGGTCCGACAAATTTGGTGTGCCTGCGGAATTGGTTGTGGCAACTGAGATGGTCAAATGGCTTAACAGCGATCAGGAAATTCACCCTGTCCTTGTAAGGCACAATTTCATTGACATATTCCGCAGAGCGCGCAGATGCGCTTCCCCGAACATGCCCTTGTCCGGACATAAATAAGAGAGAAGAGAATACAAATATTTTCGTAATCAGGCACATCCCACCATCCCAAAGATCTTTTCCAATAATTTTTCCGAAACTGTTTCGGAAAATCTAAAATCAGCCGCAAAACCAGGACAGTGCTGCCGCCTGTTCCGATGTGACAAATTTCTGTTTTGTGAAAGAGTTATCTTACTGCCACAATGGGTAGATCAAACGATGCAGCCCATGCCTCCCATTCAGCAGCATTTTTTGTAAGAAATATCTCTTGCAATTGCGTATAGTCCGCATCGGATTGGCGAAAACCAAGTTCTCCTGTCAGTCTTTCCCAGAAATGGGGTTCCAGTGCCGCAACTGCAATCCACCCTTGCCGTGTTTCATAAATATTGTATCGGGACAGTCCACCTCCGAACATCCCTCCCGGTACAGTCAATCCGTATCGGAGTGGTTCAGTAAAATATTCAGCGCATTCAGACAGGGCGACCTCAATATATCCGGCGTCATTATCTCGTTCGCGTGAATAAAGAAGCCCCAATGCGCTGCTCACCGCCCTTTCTGCACCCGCAAGGTCAGCCAGAAACGTGCGCGGAAAATGTGGCGGAGACAAAAGCCCGAGCACAGCCTGATAAGTTAAATCGTGACCGGCTTTGTTGTGGTTGGGTGAAGGATACCCCACTATCGCAACCTGACATAGCCTGGGATATCGGGAATGAAGTTCTTTCCACCCCAATCCAAGTTTTTCAAGGGCTGAAGGCCGGAAGGAGGTAAGAAGCAGGTCGCTTTCTTTTAACAAATGTTCCATCTCATCATGCCCTTTTGCAGTTTTGAGGTCGAGACGTAAAACCGTTTGCTTTATGCACAGGGCTTCGTACCAGGAAGGACAGTATTCCCTGAAAGGGTCTCCGTCAGGAGGTTCAATCTTTGTGACCGAGGCCCCTAATTGGCTGAGTTTTAACGCTGCAGCCGGACCAGGCAAGTTGAGCGACAGATTTACTGCTTTAATACCGTGGAGAGGTTCATTAATACCATTCATTACGCATTGCCCCCTGTTCCTTATATTATCTTGTTTTTCCGGACGTTGTCCCAATCGTCATGGATAAAGCTATAGATTTTTTCCGCTCTGTCCGAGTACAGGTGGATTCCCTCCCAGTTAGGCTGCGCCGGCACCTTCTGCAGCATAAGGCCATCCACGTCAAACCACCGCGGGAAAGCGCCGCTGAAGAAATAGCCATTTTTTCTCAATATCCCGGCAGCCTCCCCAATCCAGGGCCATGAAGATTTCAGCCATACCTGTATGACCTTTATCTTTTGGTTCAAAAGGTCCTGTTCTTGTATGGCAAACACCTCTTCAAAGTCTGATCCTGCTATAGTAACGGCAATACGCGCAACGCCTGCAAATTCGAACACCCTGGTTGACATTTCCGTTGGCTCATCTGAAGACAGATTCTCTGCCGATACAATAATTGAGCGACTATCGTCAAAACCATTGTAAATATAACGGATTATGTCTTCATAGACTTCCGGCACATGGACGTTATGTGGTTTCGGGACAAAGGACCTGAACATATCGAGGGCAGCTACCCTTCCGGTTACGGTAGGGTCTTTTTTATAGATTTCACCGGGCATGAGGTCTATCTCAATGCCTGTTTCAATAGTCTTTATCATTGCCCCGGCCTTCTGTGTGTGGGTGTGGTTACATACCGCCTCTCCAAAGTATGCTTCAGATTCGGGCAAAGTCTGTATGTATTCTGCAACGAATTCAAAGAGAAGCCTCCCGATACCGCCTCCGCGGACGCCAGATAAGACCACCCCCTGGCCGAATTCATATATGCCTTTGTATGGCGTTGAACGATAGAGGGCTCCATATGCGACAATGCGATTGAAATCCGCACGGACAACAAATGGAAAATAATTACCTCCCTCAAAGGCAGCGATGAGCATCTCCGGGTGATAAACCGTTTTGATCGGGTATGCATCGCCATACACATCAACAAAAAGACGCGATACTTTTTCAGCATCAATGGGCTGAAATGGTCCAACCCTGTATGAAGCATCTGTCATTAAGCCTCCCGTATAATTGAGGTTCTTGTCGCCTCCGATTCAGCCAACCTCTCAAGAATGGTTTTGACAAATTTCCAAAAACCGGGCATCCGTGCAATGTCGGTGCGCTCCCCTGTGGTGTCGGAATCAATCCCCGGAACAAAATCTGCCTTGGTGGGTGCATGGGCATCCAGTATGGTAGGGCCTATTGAGATGACATCCATATCGGGATATTTTGCCTTTATAAACCCGCATTCAAGCATACCATGCATACCTGTTACTTTGGGTGCTTCGCCATATATCTGCCATTAGGCATCTCTGCAAATAGCCAGAAGTTGCGATTTCATATCCGGCTTCCAACCATAATTTGTGGCTATATTGCTTAACCTGGCGCCTGAGAGATCAGCTACAGCCTTATATTTGCTGATAATTGCATCCAGTGATGAATCCACCGAACTTCGCTGAGAAACGTTTACGGTCAATTCGGTATGCGAAGTACGCACTGTTGCCACGTTAGAGGATGTTTCCACAAGCCCATCAACATCACTGCCGGAAGGGTGGGGAATTTGGGTTAGATTATAAAAATGATCCCATATCTCTACAGGCTCAATCACGGCTAAAAGATGGCTCATGCTAACCTTTTTAATAAATAGTTTTATGTTTTGGCACTTAACAAAATACTACAGATACATTATAAGATGGATTAACAGAAAATACCAAATATTGCAAGCAGGGCCTTTGTGCGGCCGTGAATGATGAAGCAGGGGATCAGAGTATCTCATCCAGAAGGTTGTCCTTGAGTATAGCCTTTGCTACCAGATCGCCTTTTACATTATAGGTACCGTTTTGTATCGCCTTCTTTATGCTATCCACTTTATCCTGTCTTATTGAAGGCGCTGAGTTAGCCTTTGCGATAAGTTTAGCTATATCCCTGTTTCTGCCCGACAGCTCTACCTTGTCGGATGCATCTACATTCTGTTTTGACGCTGACGCTTTTTCCTTCGGAGTTTTAGTCCGGACAGATCCTGCAATCGTATTGAGCAGATTAGCCTTTACAGCTTTATCGATCTTCATAAGCCCCCTCCTTGTTTTACCGCTACAATACAACATTATAGATTTATTCATTAAACATCTCAACCAATAATCATGCATTGAGTGGAAAGTAAAAGGGTTTGCCCTTGAATTTTGAATTCCAACAGAGGAGAGTCCGGCGCACATCCCGCCATCCCGAAGACCTCTTCGGGTAATTTGCTAAAACAGTTTTAGCAAATTCTCAAATCGCCGCAAAGCCAGGACAGTGCTGCTACCGCGGCCAATAGTTCCTGCTATGATCCCTGCCCGGTATTGCCCGGTGTCTCCTCAAATTCGATACCCATGTGACGGCCCATAATGATAAACTGGCCAATGGTCATTTCGTACCCTGTCTGTATGGAGCAGCCGCGAGCCTTTGCGCCTGCAAGCCAGGGAGTAATATCAGGTTCGGTCACCACATCAGCGACAAATGTGTGAGCATCAAGACTGTCAAGAGGGAATGGCGTGTGCGGATCGCCGTTCATGCCGAGAGGCGTTGCATTTACCGCAAGGTCAACCCCGGCGAGCGAATCAAGCCGGTGAGATAGCGCTACCGAGGGGCATCGCAATGCGAGCAGATCCAGAAGATGCTTCTGCCTGTCCATATCCGTGTCGATGACCACAAGCTCTGCCGCTTCGGCGTGAGCGACCGCATATGCTATGGCGCCTCCTGCACCGCCTGCACCAAAGACTGCCACGCGCCTGCCCTTTGCCTCGAAACCGTGAAAACGCAATGCCTCGATGAAGCCCAAACCGTCGACCATATCCCCTATGAGTCGTCCCTGTTCTGTCCTTCTGATGACGTTGACCGCCTCCAGATCTCGGGCACGGTCCGAGAGTTCGTCTACATGCCGCGCGGCTTCCTGTTTGTGCGGTATAGTGACCACACAGCCGGGGCAATTCCGCCAACCCCGAAGTAGGGAGAAGAAATGGTCAACGTGTTCCGGTGGAACATCAATGGCGATCATTATCCGGTCCATCTGCTTTTCCCTGAAGTACCGGTTGAATGTTGTCGGCGATTTCACCTGTATTACCGGATGGCCGATCATCGGATACACAAGCGTTTTTCCTGATGGTGTAATAAGGCCGGAGTTCATTATTATTCCCCTGTTTCTCTCCATTTTCTCCCAAACTCAAATCAAAAGCAATTAGATTCTATTCCCGGCTGCGGCCTTCCGGAACTGCGTCACCGCCGCCTCGGAGACCTTCGAGTTTCCCGGTAAGGGGATGCAATTGAAGCGCCGGTTGAAAGGGTCGAAGAAA from the Pseudomonadota bacterium genome contains:
- a CDS encoding FAD-binding protein, with translation MDGKIIEEIIKIVGKENVLTSIEDRRCYSYDARTDGAIPDLIVFPSSSGEVAQILILANKYLFPVIPRGQGSGLTGGAVPLNGGIVLSFTRMNSILEIDTKNLIAIVEPGAITFLLQEEVAKYGLFYPPDPASYKYSSIGGNAAECAGGPNSLKYGVTRDYVLGLEVVKPTGEIIQTGVKTMKGVVGYDLTRLFVGSEGTLGVITKIILKLIPLPEAKATILALFQEVEDAAETVSAIIAARIVPSTIEFLDRASIKCSEQANPMGLPEGIGGLLLIEVDGNEEAIRSQAEKVKKIVLENKAIQCTVTQDPIEADKLWLARRTLSQATYNLNPVKIAEDVVVPRSKIPVLIRALEEMEKKYGIPILSFGHAGDGNFHVSIMIQDTAEDREKAEEAVKEIFAETIKLGGTLSGEHGIGISKAPYIGMELSPETIATMKDIKKLFDPNNILNPGKIFSS
- a CDS encoding FAD-dependent oxidoreductase; the protein is MGQERLVVIGGVAAGMSAASSYKRIKPEAEVVVLEKDYFISYGSCSLPYYISDDVKDFNQLISLTPDVATLERGIRVLTRHEVLGIDTGTHKVRVKNLDKEEEAGFAYDRLVIATGGLPIKPPFPGVDLQHVYTIRTLLDGIEIKKYIDEWGSFHVCVGSPECLYINQFGAGKRQMKAIIVGGGYIGMEMCESLHKRGLDVTVIEKMDRVLGNMDTSITNIVEEKIVTEGVKLFKGTSVEGFTGKDGSVTKVLTDKGEFDADIVLLVIGARPNTQLAKDAGIELGVNGAIRVDEYLRTNMPDIYAAGDCAEAMHMVTGKKAYIPLGTTANKEGRIAGENAAGKKNVFDGIVGTAVTKVFDLEVARTGLSPLEAEREGYNYFTSTIKGRSRSSAYPSGKPITVSFVVDRDSGRLLGAQMVGEEGVAHRIDVLAACLYGKMTIEDVARLDLGYAPPFATVWDPILIAANVALKKLT
- a CDS encoding ATP-binding protein, whose product is MKKYDFFKITIPNDSSYLPVAQVSVKEVAKKFGFTGKDLYKIDLGLEEAFMNVVDHAFEAGESNTFDIICEHLPLGIKIILKEKGIPFDPKSLPSYNPGKNLDEAGSVGLGTHLMKEIMDEVSFHNLGPEGKEIHLVKYLQSRNIKNYFEASELAPHLEEEIRPSIITEKIDFIIRRMQPNEAIEISKGAYKSHGYTFFDEHIYYPDQIVELNNSGEMVSVVAVTPENIFMGHAALHYPSPGSQIAELTFIFVNPEYRSQGCMGRMLELLFETQKGYELYGVYAFAVSNHIFSQKTMLKYGLNDCGIELATSPATWMFKGIAGDESQRMSVVLSFKYLKEPAPLTLYPPAKHRTMIEKLYKNIGSKNIFTVPDEVEAKYKEDKSVIETRVYASEGNAEILIKAYGSNVIKEVKGIFRELCVEHIAAINLFLNLEDPLTYFMNSEFEKMDFFFSGIMPMASFGDALILQYLNNTAIDYDKVIAHSEMAKEILSYIKANDPYSSLIKY
- a CDS encoding peptidoglycan-binding protein, which encodes MLRLDSPWWDLLTGIFSIRADAAVRAFQQSAGLDADGVIGPLTWSMLFRELKVEPILDKIKPVIDELKKPHSYKNSVVWCLTEKGLVIGDNNPETSGGEPVTVRRVWQKFGAFIDTWSDKFGVPAELVVATEMVKWLNSDQEIHPVLVRHNFIDIFRRARRCASPNMPLSGHK
- a CDS encoding CaiB/BaiF CoA-transferase family protein, producing the protein MNGINEPLHGIKAVNLSLNLPGPAAALKLSQLGASVTKIEPPDGDPFREYCPSWYEALCIKQTVLRLDLKTAKGHDEMEHLLKESDLLLTSFRPSALEKLGLGWKELHSRYPRLCQVAIVGYPSPNHNKAGHDLTYQAVLGLLSPPHFPRTFLADLAGAERAVSSALGLLYSRERDNDAGYIEVALSECAEYFTEPLRYGLTVPGGMFGGGLSRYNIYETRQGWIAVAALEPHFWERLTGELGFRQSDADYTQLQEIFLTKNAAEWEAWAASFDLPIVAVR
- a CDS encoding GNAT family N-acetyltransferase, which gives rise to MTDASYRVGPFQPIDAEKVSRLFVDVYGDAYPIKTVYHPEMLIAAFEGGNYFPFVVRADFNRIVAYGALYRSTPYKGIYEFGQGVVLSGVRGGGIGRLLFEFVAEYIQTLPESEAYFGEAVCNHTHTQKAGAMIKTIETGIEIDLMPGEIYKKDPTVTGRVAALDMFRSFVPKPHNVHVPEVYEDIIRYIYNGFDDSRSIIVSAENLSSDEPTEMSTRVFEFAGVARIAVTIAGSDFEEVFAIQEQDLLNQKIKVIQVWLKSSWPWIGEAAGILRKNGYFFSGAFPRWFDVDGLMLQKVPAQPNWEGIHLYSDRAEKIYSFIHDDWDNVRKNKII
- the flgM gene encoding flagellar biosynthesis anti-sigma factor FlgM, producing MKIDKAVKANLLNTIAGSVRTKTPKEKASASKQNVDASDKVELSGRNRDIAKLIAKANSAPSIRQDKVDSIKKAIQNGTYNVKGDLVAKAILKDNLLDEIL
- a CDS encoding shikimate dehydrogenase, giving the protein MNSGLITPSGKTLVYPMIGHPVIQVKSPTTFNRYFREKQMDRIMIAIDVPPEHVDHFFSLLRGWRNCPGCVVTIPHKQEAARHVDELSDRARDLEAVNVIRRTEQGRLIGDMVDGLGFIEALRFHGFEAKGRRVAVFGAGGAGGAIAYAVAHAEAAELVVIDTDMDRQKHLLDLLALRCPSVALSHRLDSLAGVDLAVNATPLGMNGDPHTPFPLDSLDAHTFVADVVTEPDITPWLAGAKARGCSIQTGYEMTIGQFIIMGRHMGIEFEETPGNTGQGS